In Anopheles arabiensis isolate DONGOLA chromosome 2, AaraD3, whole genome shotgun sequence, the genomic window ATCGTGATCGCGTACTCGCCATGCTTGCGCGTGATGTGCAGGGTGGGCCGTTGCTTCTCGTCACCGTCCTCCTCCCGCTCGGCCCCTTGGAAACCGACCGACTTACGCTTCGTTACCGGCACATTGTCCAGCGGGTAGCACTTGAGGAAGTGCTGCATCAGCTGCATGATCGGCCGCCGCACGGCTCCCGGGCGCCAACCGGGCCGCCGCTTGCCGATGCCGGGCGGACACACGTCCCACTGCCAGCCCATGTGGGCCGGCACGAGCGGATCACGCTTCATGCACGTCCGATGGCCGACCACAATGCCCGGATGGCGCTTGCCGAACCGATACGAGTACAGGTTCCGGTTTTGGTGCTTAATTTTGCGTACGGTCGCGTTGTACTGTTTGCGGATCTGTTTCGCCGTCGGCCGCTGTTTCACATTCGCATTCACGGCTGTGTTATGGCCGCTTTTCGGATTCGGCTTGCCTTTACCGCCGTACACCTGTTGCATCTGCTCCTTGCGCTTACCTTGACCATTGTCCAGCTCTACCGCCGAGCCGGAAGCCTTTGCTTCCCGCTCCGTACGCCAGGGACGACGCGTCATGGGTCTCGCGGCCGCTACATTGGCGACGGTGGACCGTCGATGGCCGTGCGTGATATGTTTCGACTGGCGCGGAACGGTGCTGAACGAGCTGGTCGAGGTACGGTCTCCCTGCTGGCTGATCTGGTTGGCGCAATCAATGCAGCGTGTTTTGCAAATGTTGCACAGCCGACAAGAGTCGGACGAGGCTACCATCGTGTCGGAACCACGCAGCGACGAGTCCTGCTCATCGGGCCGGTGCTGATCGATAGCGACCGAGGGAGCGTTGAAGTACGCCGGCAGCGAGAAGCGAGAGCGGGATGCTTGTTTTTTCGGCTTGTAGCCACACTTCGGGCAGCAGCACGCCTCCGGCAGCCAATCCAAGCAAGCCTTGCAACGCTCGCAGCAACTAGGAGCAAGGAGAAAACGATTAGGATGATGTAAATCTTGCTGCAATCCTGCAAGCCATACCGGATAGACGATTTGGTCGTCTTCTTGATGCTTTTGCGACCGCTCAAATCCTTTCCACAGGCCAGTCCTTCCTCGCCACGATTCTCCGCCACCGTGTGGGACGAACGTGCAAGACCTGGACGGACATTGGCGACAGATGATGCGCAGGTAGCACCGGTAATGGTCAGCCCACCGCACTGGGTGCAGAACTTCCCGCACCCGTCGGTGTCAGAAACGGAGTCCCGCTGCCCAATCGCATCGTCCAGCTTGACCTGATTGATCTTCTCCTTGATCCGCTCGATCATCTGCTCCGTGCTGGACACCATCTTCTTGCTCAGAATGCCATCTACAATCTCGTACCCGCAGCACGAATCGCCGTTCGCTCGCGGCAGGCTGCACTTGGGACAGGCGAGCAGCTGGCGCACCTCCGCCTCCTGCCTGTCGGCCGATTTCAGCTTGCTGTCGTTGATGCGGTACAGcacatcgaacgaggcgagcGGATCGACCGGAGCAACGCTTCGCACGACCTGCAGCACCATCGAGACCATGCCCACCTGCTTGGACGAGGACGCATCGTGCAAGGG contains:
- the LOC120898842 gene encoding uncharacterized protein LOC120898842, with protein sequence MELSVEPSVASYDAGPGLPFADQPPYSLMVLIKLLELNSGSDEPEEQQQYTLSLQCGKEKDDAVGTLTMLNTIKPGIVVSLQEDAEKFARFLTDSTVEVAIKPNDSPHSYRGVLQLKDTKVMAFDPTADSGTPVAEQFPLHDASSSKQVGMVSMVLQVVRSVAPVDPLASFDVLYRINDSKLKSADRQEAEVRQLLACPKCSLPRANGDSCCGYEIVDGILSKKMVSSTEQMIERIKEKINQVKLDDAIGQRDSVSDTDGCGKFCTQCGGLTITGATCASSVANVRPGLARSSHTVAENRGEEGLACGKDLSGRKSIKKTTKSSIRCCERCKACLDWLPEACCCPKCGYKPKKQASRSRFSLPAYFNAPSVAIDQHRPDEQDSSLRGSDTMVASSDSCRLCNICKTRCIDCANQISQQGDRTSTSSFSTVPRQSKHITHGHRRSTVANVAAARPMTRRPWRTEREAKASGSAVELDNGQGKRKEQMQQVYGGKGKPNPKSGHNTAVNANVKQRPTAKQIRKQYNATVRKIKHQNRNLYSYRFGKRHPGIVVGHRTCMKRDPLVPAHMGWQWDVCPPGIGKRRPGWRPGAVRRPIMQLMQHFLKCYPLDNVPVTKRKSVGFQGAEREEDGDEKQRPTLHITRKHGEYAITMHPLKDSATLQTTDDPYLPCKPIKFKLAKDPQRTKLYLLRDALKRKGLPLCGCKELTDCGHCTEREKRLLAEEIRRSSKVLGLSAKTSIADIPSGSESELDVEFTPPSAIIRPDMKRPDVVVAETQYNVQDFQLKPVVDEKDGRGKAAAAAGRGHGKGDGAGSKSTNQKGAAGSKKGAAGGPDAGGAKVRISVTKAKGAAGKGPGGGAAKGNEPGGKGNKNASRPSQQGAGAVGEGAGSRPNQRAANGKGPGNGNGTKVNVQQRSALSRGKQIGMDSSLVCDRIPQAVPQSLMVGCCPTVAYCCYPTQCLP